GCTGGAATGTCCGCCGCCGCCAAGTGTGCAATCCACATAAATCCCATCAGGATTTATATTTAAGGCCTCAAGGCTCTCTTCATAGAGTACTGAAAAATGTGACATCGCTTCAGTCATAACTATATCCCAAGCATTGCCATATTTCCGGCAATTTCTTCATAATTCAGATCCTCCGATTCGTTATAGCTTTCCCAGCACTGACTATCCCAGATTTCCAACCGATTGGATACTCCAATAATGGTAACTTCCCGGGATATTTTAGCATACTTTCTGAGTGATGCCGGAATGGTCGCCCGCCCCTGTCGATCTAATTCACAATCCGCCGCACCGGCAAAGAAAAAGCGGGTAAAAGCACGGGCGTTTTTATCTGAAACTGGTAAGGATTTAAGTTTACCTTCAAAATCCTCCCATTCAGCCATGGAAAAAACAAAAAGGCAACAGTCCAGACCTTTGGTAAGAACAAATTGTCCACCCAGAGACTCTCTGAACTTAGAAGGAATAATTAGTCGTCCTTTATCATCGATATTATGTATATGTTCTCCAAAAAACATTCGCAATTCCCCCCTTTCACTCTTTCTCTTCCATTATGCTCCACATTATACCACAGTCCACCACCCTCTACAAGATATGAGCCTCCTGCTTAAGTAAAAATAATCAGGATAATTTGTAAAAATTCTGTTACTTTTTTTAAACAAACTCCAACAATCTTTGTATTCTATGAACAAGTTTTCACTAAAGCTGCTGTTATTTTACCCTCATGCCTTATTATTGATAAGATTTTTTCTCCTGACGGTCTTTAACCACAGCTTTTACTTGTGCAGTTTCTGATTTTGGTTTAAACTATTAGCACAATGAACATTAAGGAGTAATTTAAATGAGAGCAGTTTTAACGGTTATTGGAAAAGACCGCACCGGCATTATTTACCGGGTTTCTGAAATATTGGCCAAACATGAAGTAAATATCGAAGATATTAGCCAGACCATCATGAATGATTTTTTCACCATGATTATGCTGGTTGATTTAAGTAACATGAACATTCATTTCAACGATCTGAAGAGTTCTCTGGAACAATGCGGAGAAGAAATTGGCATGTCCATCCGTATTCAGCACGAAGATCTGTTCAATGCCATGCACAAGATTTAGGGGGGGAAGATGACAGTATTTAAAAACGTCCTCGAAACCGTCCGGATGATCGAAAAAGAGAAACTGGATATTCGTACCATCACCATGGGGATTTCCTTGCTCGACTGCGTCGATTCTTCAGGCGAAAAAAGCCGGCAGAAAATTTATGATAAAATTACCGGCCTGGCCAAGAATCTAGTCAGTGAAGGTGAACGCATTGAAACCGAACTGGGAATTCCAATCGTCAACAAACGAATCTCTGTCACCCCGATCTCACTGATTGCCGGTGCCAGTGATGACAACTCTTATGTCGAATATGCTAAAACTTTAGACCGAGCTGCTAAAGAAGTGGGCGTAAACTTTATCGGTGGCTTCTCAGCACTGGTTCCCAAAGGTTTTACCAAGGGTGATCAAATCCTTTTTAATTCTATCCCTGAAGCCTTAGCCTGCACTGAACATGTCTGTTCATCTGTTAATCTGGGTTCTTCAAAGACCGGCATTAATATGGATGCCGTCAAACAGCTGGGCGAGTTAATTAAACAGACTGCCTATCTGACCCGTGATGCCGATTCTATCGGATGTGCCAAATTTGTTGCCTTCGCTAATGCGGTAGATGACAACCCTTTTATGGCTGGTGCTTTTCACGGTATTACCGAAGCTGAATCTGTCTTAAATGTCGGCGTCAGCGGTCCAGGAGTTGTAAAACGGGCCCTGGAAAAGGCTCAGGATGCCTCTTTTGGCGAAATGGCTGAAATTATTAAGAAAACTGCTTTCAAAATCACCCGTGCCGGTCACCTGGTGGGAACGACTGTAGCCGAACGATTAGGGGTTCCTTTCGGAATTCTTGATCTCTCACTGGCTCCTACACCAGAAATTGGCGATAGTGTGGCTCGAATCCTCGAAGAAATGGGACTGGCCCACTGTGGAACTCACGGTACCACAGCCGCTCTGGCAATGCTTAACGATGCTGTTAAAAAGGGTGGCATTATGGCTTCTACCTCAGTCGGTGGATTTAGCGGTGCTTTTATCCCGGTCAGTGAAGATGAAGGAATGATCGAGGCCGTCGAAGTTGGCGCACTTTCTTTTGATAAACTGGAAGCAATGACCAGCGTCTGCTCAGTTGGTATCGATATGGTCGCTATTCCCGGCGACACTCCAGCTTCTACTATTTCTGCCATTATTGCTGATGAAGCTGCAATCGGTGTAATCAACAATAAAACTACCGGCGTGCGAATTATTCCAGTACACGGTAAAACAGTGGGCGACTCTGCTGAATTTGGCGGGCTTCTTGGTCGAGCTCCTATCATGCCGGTCAACCCCCACGACAGTTCAGTCTTTATCAATCGCGGCGGACAGATTCCAGCCCCGATTCACAGTTTTAAAAACTAGCAATTTTACCTGACCTTTTCCAGATTACAACCAGTATTTTCATACCAACACCAGTTGGTCAGTGGGCCTGCCCCACCGACCAACCGGTACGATAATATCGGTCTGTTTTCTGAAATTTCAGGTTTTAAATTGAATATATCCAATGGAGGAAAAGAAATGAAAAAGAAATTGTTGGCAGTATTTCTACTGTCTGCCCTGGCCATTTTTGGTGCAGGTTGTTCAAGTGAAAGCGCTGATGACGCTTCGACAAGTGACATTACTGTAGGCATTATCCAGTATGTGGATCATGTAGCCCTGGATGCTGCTCGTGACGGCTTTATTGACGGACTGGCTGATAACGGTTACGTTGACGGTGACAACATCACTATTGATCTGCAAAACGCTCAGGCTGATCAGAGTAATCTAGCAACAATCAGTGACCGTTTTATCAGTAATAATGTCAATCTGATTCTGGCGATTGCTACTCCTGCTGCTCAGTCAATTGCCGGTAAAACAACAGAGATTCCAATTCTGGGAACCGCTATCACCGATTACGAAAGTGCCCGTCTGGTCGACTCTAATGAAGCTCCTGGCGGAAATGTTTCCGGTACCACCGATATGAATCCAATAGCTGAACAAATTGATCTGCTGGTTAAACTGGTGCCTGACGCTAAAACTGTTGGTGTGCTTTATACATCAAGCGAAGACAACTCAGTTGTTCAGGCTGAGATTGCTAAACAAGCCATTGAAGCGCTTGGCTTAAACTATGTGGAGGTAACTGTAACCAACTCAAATGATGTCCAGCAGGCAACTCAGTCAATCGTTAGTCAGTGTGATGCGATCTACATCCCAACTGATAACGTCTTTGCCTCGGCTATGCCTCAGGTGCGAAGTATTACAGCCGAATCTAAAACACCAGTGATTGTTGGTGAATCAGGAATGGTTGAAAGTGGTGCTTTGGCTACTTTGGGAATCAATTATTATGATCTTGGTTATCAGACCGGTATCATGGGTGCTAAAATCCTCAGTGGCGAAGCAGAAACAGCAACCATGCCAATTGAATCTTCTGAAAATTTCGATTTTGTAATTAACGGTGAAGTCGCCGATGAAATTGGCATCACTATCCCAGAAGATATGCAGCAATATGTGATTACACCATCTGATGTTGCCGCAACCGAGTAATTTTTAGAATCGAGGAAATTTAATGTTACAAATACTTTTAGGCGCGATTTCTCTGGGACTTCTTTGGGCAGTCATGACAATCGGCGTTTACATTACATATCGAATCCTGGACATAGCTGATTTAACTGTTGAAGGAAGTATCGCCATGGGCGCTGCCATTGCCGCATTCTCTATCGTCAACGGAACGAATCCAATTCTGGCGACGTTTTACGCTTTTATTGGAGGATTGCTGGCCGGACTTGTAACAGGCCTTCTTCACACCAAACTTAAAATACCGGCACTTTTATCCGGTATTCTGACCATGATTGCTTTGTATTCTGTTAACCTGCGTATTATGGGAAGGGCCAACCTTTCCCTCTTACGCATGGATACTGTCTTTACCGTCTTTGAAAAAATGGGACTGAGTTCCACAAATGCTGTGATGTTATTCGGTTTCTTAAGTGTAGTTGTTATTATTGCTATTCTCTACTGGTTTTTCGGAACGGAAATGGGCTGTGCGATCAGGGCTACTGGAGATAATCCGCAAATGGCCCGGGCTCAAGGGATTAATACCAATAACATGATTATCCTGGGGCTTGTT
This genomic interval from Eubacteriaceae bacterium ES3 contains the following:
- a CDS encoding PFL family protein, with product MTVFKNVLETVRMIEKEKLDIRTITMGISLLDCVDSSGEKSRQKIYDKITGLAKNLVSEGERIETELGIPIVNKRISVTPISLIAGASDDNSYVEYAKTLDRAAKEVGVNFIGGFSALVPKGFTKGDQILFNSIPEALACTEHVCSSVNLGSSKTGINMDAVKQLGELIKQTAYLTRDADSIGCAKFVAFANAVDDNPFMAGAFHGITEAESVLNVGVSGPGVVKRALEKAQDASFGEMAEIIKKTAFKITRAGHLVGTTVAERLGVPFGILDLSLAPTPEIGDSVARILEEMGLAHCGTHGTTAALAMLNDAVKKGGIMASTSVGGFSGAFIPVSEDEGMIEAVEVGALSFDKLEAMTSVCSVGIDMVAIPGDTPASTISAIIADEAAIGVINNKTTGVRIIPVHGKTVGDSAEFGGLLGRAPIMPVNPHDSSVFINRGGQIPAPIHSFKN
- a CDS encoding ABC transporter substrate-binding protein, which codes for MKKKLLAVFLLSALAIFGAGCSSESADDASTSDITVGIIQYVDHVALDAARDGFIDGLADNGYVDGDNITIDLQNAQADQSNLATISDRFISNNVNLILAIATPAAQSIAGKTTEIPILGTAITDYESARLVDSNEAPGGNVSGTTDMNPIAEQIDLLVKLVPDAKTVGVLYTSSEDNSVVQAEIAKQAIEALGLNYVEVTVTNSNDVQQATQSIVSQCDAIYIPTDNVFASAMPQVRSITAESKTPVIVGESGMVESGALATLGINYYDLGYQTGIMGAKILSGEAETATMPIESSENFDFVINGEVADEIGITIPEDMQQYVITPSDVAATE
- a CDS encoding ACT domain-containing protein — encoded protein: MRAVLTVIGKDRTGIIYRVSEILAKHEVNIEDISQTIMNDFFTMIMLVDLSNMNIHFNDLKSSLEQCGEEIGMSIRIQHEDLFNAMHKI
- the mraZ gene encoding division/cell wall cluster transcriptional repressor MraZ, translating into MFFGEHIHNIDDKGRLIIPSKFRESLGGQFVLTKGLDCCLFVFSMAEWEDFEGKLKSLPVSDKNARAFTRFFFAGAADCELDRQGRATIPASLRKYAKISREVTIIGVSNRLEIWDSQCWESYNESEDLNYEEIAGNMAMLGI
- a CDS encoding ABC transporter permease yields the protein MLQILLGAISLGLLWAVMTIGVYITYRILDIADLTVEGSIAMGAAIAAFSIVNGTNPILATFYAFIGGLLAGLVTGLLHTKLKIPALLSGILTMIALYSVNLRIMGRANLSLLRMDTVFTVFEKMGLSSTNAVMLFGFLSVVVIIAILYWFFGTEMGCAIRATGDNPQMARAQGINTNNMIILGLVLSNGLVALSGSLIAQSQSFADVQMGIGSIVIGLASVIIGEVIFGTRNFLNCLVSLVLGAITYRIIIALVLKLGMPANDLKLFTAITVVIALSLPVFKKYLQPIKKSVKGGDL